Proteins from one Ochotona princeps isolate mOchPri1 chromosome Y, mOchPri1.hap1, whole genome shotgun sequence genomic window:
- the LOC131478688 gene encoding LOW QUALITY PROTEIN: probable ubiquitin carboxyl-terminal hydrolase FAF-X (The sequence of the model RefSeq protein was modified relative to this genomic sequence to represent the inferred CDS: substituted 1 base at 1 genomic stop codon), translated as MSVLSERLWGEPVNLREQHDALEFFNSLVDSLDEALKALGHPAILSEVLGGSFADQKICQGCPHRYECEESFTTLNVDIRNHQNLLDSLEQYIKGDLLEGANAYCCEKCDKKVDTVKRLLIKKLPAVLAIQLKRFDYDWEKQCAIKFNDYFEFPRELDMEPYTVAGVAKLEGDNMSPESQLIKQNEQFENQTVRSTKYRLVGVLVHSGQASGGHYYSYIIQRNNKDMQKEHWYKFDDGDVTECKMDDDEEMKSQCFGGEYMGEAPDHMMKCMSYRRQKRWWNAYILFYERMDTIGEDTEMIRYISHLTITRPHQIIMSPAIERNVRKQNVQFMHNQMQYSLEYFQFVKKLLTCNSVYLNPGPGQDHLLPEAEEITMISIQLAARFLFTTGFHTKKIVRGPASDWCNVLCILLRHSKNVRFWFVHNILFSVSNRFSEYLLECPSAEVRSTFAKLIVFIAHFSLQDGYCPSTFASPGPCSQECCNLSLSDHLLRAVLNLLRREVSENGHHLQQYFNLFVMYANLGLAEKTQLLKLSVPATFMLVSLDEGPGPPIKYQYAELGKLYSVVSQLIRCCSVSSRMQSXINGNPPLPNPFGDANLSQPIMPIQQNVADILFVRTSYVKKIIEDCSNSEETIKLLCFCCWENPQFSSTVLSELLWQVTYSYTCELWPCLDLLLQILLIEDSWQTHR; from the exons ATGTCAGTACTTTCAGAGAG ACTTTGGGGTGAACCTGTTAATCTCCGTGAACAACATGATGCTTTAGAGTTTTTTAATTCTTTGGTGGACAGTTTGGATGAAGCATtaaaagctttaggccatcctgctATACTAAGTGAAGTCCTGGGAGGCTCCTTTGCTGATCAGAAGATTTGCCAAGGCTGCCCACATAG atACGAGTGTGAAGAATCTTTTACGACTTTGAATGTAGACATCAGGAATCACCAAAATCTTCTGGATTCTTTGGAGCAGTATATCAAAGGAGATTTATTAGAAGGTGCAAATGCATATTGTTGTGAAAAATGTGATAAAAAG GTTGACACAGTAAAGCGCTTGCTAATTAAAAAATTACCTGCTGTGCTTGCTATCCAACTGAAAAGATTTGACTATGATTGGGAAAAACAATGCGCAATCAAATTCAatgattattttgaatttccacGTGAGCTAGACATGGAACCTTACACAGTTGCAGGTGTTGCAAAACTAGAAGGAGATAATATGAGTCCAGAGAGTCAGTTGATTAAACAGAATGAGCAGTTTGAAAATCAGACAGTAAGAAGCACAAAATACAGACTGGTGGGTGTGCTGGTACACAGTGGTCAAGCAAGTGGTGGACATTATTATTCATACatcattcaaagaaataataaagacatGCAGAAAGAACACTGGTATAAATTTGATGATGGAGATGTAACGGAATGCAAAATGGAtgatgatgaagaaatgaaaagtcaGTGTTTTGGTGGAGAATACATGGGAGAAGCACCTGATCATATGATGAAATGTATGTCATATAGGAGACAGAAAAGATGGTGGAATGCATATATACTTTTTTATGAAAGAATGGACACAATAGGTGAAGATACAGAGATGATAAGATATATATCACATCTGACTATTACAAGACCCCATCAGATAATTATGTCGCCAGCTATTGAGAGGAATGTACGGAAGCAAAATGTGCAGTTCATGCATAATCAAATGCAATATAGTTTAGAGTATTTTCAGTTTGTGAAAAAGCTGCTTACATGTAACAGTGTTTACTTAAATCCTGGTCCAG GACAAGATCACCTGTTACCTGAAGCAGAAGAAATCACTATGATTAGCATTCAGCTTGCCGCTAGATTCCTGTTTACCACTGGATTTCACACCAAGAAGATTGTCCGAGGACCTGCCAGTGACTG GTGTAATGTCCTGTGCATTCTCCTCCGTCACAGCAAGAATGTACGTTTTTGGTTTGTGCATAACATACTTTTCAGTGTGTCAAATCGTTTCTCTGAATATCTTTTGGAGTGCCCTAGTGCAGAAGTCAGGAGCACGTTTGCAAAGCTTATAGTATTTATTGCACATTTTTCCTTGCAAGATGGTTATTGTCCTTCGACCTTTGCATCTCCAGGACCTTGTAGTCAG GAATGTTGTAACTTGAGTTTGAGTGATCATTTACTAAGAGCAGTACTAAATCTCCTAAGAAGGGAAGTTTCAGAAAATGGACATCATTTACAGCAGTATTTCAATTTGTTTGTGATGTATGCCAATCTAG GCCTGGCAGAAAAGACACAGCTTTTGAAGTTGAGTGTACCTGCTACTTTTATGCTTGTTTCTTTAGATGAAGGGCCAGGTCCTCCAATCAAGTATCAGTATGCTGAATTAGGCAAGTTATATTCAGTGGTGTCTCAGTTAATCCGTTGCTGCAGTGTTTCATCAAGAATGCAATCTTGAATCAACG GTAATCCTCCTCTTCCTAATCCTTTTGGCGACGCTAATTTATCACAACCCATAATGCCAATTCAGCAAAATGTGGCAGACATTTTATTTGTGAGAACGAGTTATGTAAAGAAAATTATTGAAGACTGTAGTAATTCTGAGGAGACCATCAAATTACTTTGTTTTTGCTGCTGGGAGAATCCTCAGTTCTCATCTACTGTCCTCAGTGAACTTCTCTGGCAg GTTACATATTCATATACATGTGAGCTTTGGCCCTGTTTGGATCTACTTCTGCAAATTTTACTGATTGAAGATTCCTGGCAGACTCACAGGTAG